In the genome of Peromyscus eremicus chromosome 1, PerEre_H2_v1, whole genome shotgun sequence, the window TccattcttggaaaaaaaaactaaatgaattAATCTTCCAGTTGTAATTATATGTACCTTCCCCTATAACCATTCCCAGTATGGAATTAGTGAAAACCCAAATTGTATAGAAGTTGAGAGTAGAATAGTTCCAGAGactggagcagggagaaggggggaTGGGAAGTAGTTGGAAAAGGCTACATTACCATTGGATAAGAATAAAtgtagccaagtggtggtggtgtgtgcctttaattccaacaattggccgacagaggcaggtagatctctgtaagttcaaggccaggctggtctacagagtgagttccagggcagccaaggctacacagaaaagcctgtctaaaaaaaaagaaaaagaagaagaggaggagatttGAGGTTCTATGGTTCATTGGcgtaaatatagttaacaataatGAATCTATACATCATGCTTCTGTCTTCTTGATATGAAATATCTGTTGCGCATGTGAACTCACACGTCTTGCACATGATCAAACCAGTTTAAACTTCCAGTTGGATGGGTGAGGGACTACCAAGGCCTACCCCTCGATGAGGAACCATTGGCAGTTTATGGCTGCCAGGGGAGGAAGAGTCACTTTTCCTTGGAGGAGTAGCCTCTGTTGGATTGCCTATGCTCCAGTGGGTGACCTCACACCAGTGCACACATTGACGCATTAATTTGGctcaatagattaaaaaaataaatatataacaatatTTACCCAATACATAGTTACATATGtcattaaaatgataaatgatCTGTAGttatatctgaaaatatttttaagctcTCCCTCTGCTGTAGGGAAAGTTGTAGGCTCAAAGATTTCTGTTCATTGAACAATGCCTATCTGTGCTCCTTTAAGTAGTCACTGGATGATATTATGTTCATAAGTAGTTCTCCTAGAGACTCTGGGTTCTCTGTGGGTGTTGTAGGGTTGTCTCCATTAAACAAGCATCATTCCTAACAAACACTTTTACATTGTCTACTGTCTGGTTTGGGCAAACAGTTATAATGTTATAGGGAAATATCTGTTAAGATTCTTAGAAGTTTCTTTGTCCAGATGAAAAGATTTATTAGATGCACTCTTaatatttctctgtttttaatgAAGAATATTCTTACAGCCTTTTGCTAGAGATGATACTATATCCTGTGGCCATATTTTGCTTGCATAGTCTTTTATCATTTGGAGGGAGGAAGTTTTATTTGAACCTAGCTAGTCATGACATCTTTGCATTTATTCTGCTTGAAACAAAATCGTTTCATTTTCATCTTATCTCTTAATCTTATCACATGGTAAAATAATATTGTACATTAAGTACTACAATATTCTTTAGCCAAATGCACCAGTGAATTGAGTACACTTCTGTCTTCCATATTACTACTATACCTAGCTAGAGTCTCAACTGAACTGATGTCCAAATTGAGTCACTAATACAGATTGCAGCTGTTATTGACTGTCAATTAAATTCAAAATTGGGACCATTCACTAGAACATTTAGAAATGGCTTCACATGTTGCTTAGGATGTATATGTCACAGTAGCTAGTGTCCAAAGGGAATCTAGTAAAATAAAGCTCATTAAGAGACCCAgttggaggcctgctcctttatgaacaaatacagaggaggggtggattgggaggaCAGGGGGAGATGGGGGGAatgaatgggaggagaagagggaggagaggctgtGGTCGGGAtatgaaattaattaattaattaattaattattaaagagagagaaactcagatggaggcaggcggtggtggcacacattttaatcctagcaatcaggaggcagagataggtggatctctgtaagaggccagcctggtctgcagagtgagttccaggacagcaaggacaaagactacacagggaaaccctgtctcaaacaacagcaacaacaaaatctcaaacaATTAAACAGACAAAGAGACCCAGATGGAAattgcaaagatttttttttatgatataATTTTATAAGCCTCCCAAGTCACTTCTACTGAACGTGATTTGTCAAAGAACGCTGCAGTTCAGCCTATACTCAAGGTGATTAGACTGTAAATGTTGCCATGGAAACAACAAGACGTTCACAGTACAAGTAAgtaaagacatcataagatattGTTGTGACTAGTTTTGGGAAATAAAATCTGCCACATTTAGTAATTAAAGTATCATCTATAGAGATACTAAAATCTCCAATAATCATGTTAGCAGTatgtttttgtggttgttgttttgttttgtagaaaaTAGTACTGTACAGAAGTAAAACATCTTCAAGGAGAAAGGCTCAGGCTTGAGTGAAAGCTACAGTAAGTAGAGgtaattaataatatatttgaatgtgAGGCTTAGGGGTGGGAAGTTTTAGGATAAATTGTTAATGTTAGTCCTGTGGCAGTTATGTGGAGCATAAAGAACAATGATACCTTTAGCCCAGAAAAGCATAAGAACCAACTCTATAgaatttgtcaaaaaaaaaaaaaaaaaagactggaactTTATCTGGAGGTGTGGCAAAGATGTGCTGGGTATCAGAATCACCTAAGGAATCATTACAGATTATAGAGGTTCATTAGAGTAAGAGTGAACCTGAAGTTTAAATTTTATCAAGTCCTGCTATCTACTATAATTCAGAAAACCACTGTCTTGGAGTATTCATTTTcacagaatattgttttaagagaGTAATCATTTGCTGATTCCAGCTCTTATCTGGAAAGCATATATACAGAGATATACCATGTTGTGATGTTTTTAACTAATCTGTTTCAAGTTGTTTATAGTTATAACCTATCTATATTCCACGTATTCAACATACTGCCTCCCACATCTTGGGAATCTTATTTGATACTACACTTGATCTCAGCCCAAAGGCCAAGAGGTGATTGGAAATCTTATTTACAAATGAGAGCTAAACCTCCCTCTTCTCTACCTTGTCATGCAAAGATGTCATCTTCAATTCTTTCTTGGCTTCtccaaacatatatatattttctatcaTCCAGAGTAGACTTTCTACAACTTTATATACATTTAAGTAAGTATTGTGGGTATTCCAGCTTTAAGAAACAAGAAGCACTCCCAAATTGATATCATTGCCTGTTTTTCTTTCCCAAGCACTCAGTGCCACATCAACGGTTTGCTTTGGGGAAGAACAGGAGGTTGATTTTGTCCCGAATCTGCTTGGTCTTTACCCCATAGATGATTGGGTTGATGGCAGGAGGGACAGCTACATAGAGGTTAGCAAACAGTATATGAAAAGAGTGGGGAATATTGTGACCAAAACGGTGGGCAAGTACAGAGAATATGGCTGGTGTGTAGAATATAAGAATGACACAAACATGGGAACCACATGTGCTAAGGGCTTTGTGGCGGGCGTCCCGGGAGGGAAGGTTAAAGACAGCACGAAGAATAACAGTGTAGGAAATGCCAATGAGGATCAGGTCTGACATAATAGTCATTATAGGTACCGCAAAGCCATACCAGATATTGATGGAGATGTCAGCACAGGCCAGACGAGCAATGCCTATGTGTTCACAGTATGTGTGGGGAATGATGAGCGCTCGGCAGAAAGGCAATCGCTTTAACAGGAACACACATGGGAAGATGATACAAAAGCTCCTGCTGACAATTGCCACCACAATCTTAGTAATAATCTGATGAGTGAGGATGGTGGTGTATCTTAGGGGGAAGCAGATAGCAACATATCGATCAAATGCCATGGCCAGCAGAATGGCAGAATCCATGGCAAAGCTGAAGTGGAGGAAAAACATCTGAGTAAGACATCCAGGAAACGTGATCTGCTGAGGACCCAGACAAAAGATGCTGAAGGTTTTGGGAACACATGTATTACATAGGATGAGATCTGTAGCAGCCAGCATGGAGAGGAAAAAGAACATGGGCTCGTGCAGGCTGCGCTCCATAAAAATGAGGTAGAGGAGGATGCTGTTGCCTGCAAAGGCCACAAGGTAGATAATAAAGAAGGGAATCCCAATCCATATGTGGAACTGCTCCAGCCCTGGGATTCCCAGGAGGATGAAAAAGCCTGGATTGAAGCTGCTGAGGTTGAACGTGGCCATTATTGGCTTGAGTTAAATGACTGTcgcaaactgaaaacaaaaatggtATGATAGTTACAGTGATCCACGCAAACTTCCCCAATACTTTTCCCTTTCAGAAATGATCAATGTATcgttcttctcttctctttgttcaTAAACCTTTGTCAAACTTTCAGCCATTTAACATGCATCATTGAAATGTTTTCCGAGAGACTTAAGTCATATTATGACTGAATCCAATCCTGACTACTGATAGCAACCCAGCAAAGTTTCCTTGGAATATTTGTGCAAAAAATACTACCACAACAAAGAATGAACCAGGTACGTTGCTCAacggtagagcacttgcctagcatgtataatTTCCTATGTTCAATCCccacaaatgcaaaaaaaaaaattataaaagaatgtTCCTCCATCAAACTTCAAGTTATCAGTAGCTTATTCTGCCCTTCAGACATTCCTAGACTGGAGTCTATTCAAGAGAAGACAGAGTCTGACAAATGACTATGCCAGGTTTGTcccaggaaagaagagagaggccaCCTCTTACCATAAATCCCAGCGAGAGACACTCAGGCTCCTGACAACACTACACAATGGCACTCTTGTCCCTGCCTAATATTTTCAATGGCTCATCCTTGTGTGACTTCATTGAAACAGCaagtttatcttttaaaactCTTCCATTTTGTGATCTGATACACAACCCTTCTGCTCCCActcaattttaattatttctatttttttctcctgttagtATTAGAATTCTACAGTACTCTGTCCTTATCTATTGTTTGTGCAAGCTGCACCAAAGTGATCTCCACTAATGATGTGACATTAACTGGGCCCCTGTTGTGAACATTCTGAAGTTTTTGATTTTAAATACAGTATCCCTCCTTGGTTTTGGGATTAGGTATTCTCTGCCTGCCTTCTTCATCCAAATATATTATTGGTCTTTCTATTGACCCAACCCCATTCTTATTGTGATGTTTTCCAACTCAAAAACTGTTCAACATAATCAGTATTTCCATCTCTTCACACAATCTTAATCATATCTCCCTCACACACAAGAACCCTCCTCATCCCTAAATGATTATAATATTGCAAGTGTTCACTCTGAGTATCTATATAACCCTACAGGATTGCTCTATCCTACATACCATCCACTCTTGCCAAGAGCTCTGTTTTCTAGTGTAAATGcatgtttttcttttgcaattaGAAGTTTGGAAAACATCcagaaattattttcagaaaaggaaaaacatattttaaaaatatatcccaGTTTCCTCCCCGTAGTTTAGCTGTCAAGGCTGACTGTGGAAGTAGGGCTTACTGTTTCTGGAGAAAAGGTGTGGGCTAAGATCTTTCTTTCCCAACCGCAGAATGAAGAAGGTTGGAAGCCAATCACTCCCAGAAAGGAAGATACAAGGAGACTGGTGTCCACAAGTGATTTTCATTTATGCTGAACTATCTCCATTATCAGAAGATCCAGATACAGGATATTTTGATCTACGAAGGTGCTTCAGAAGGGTTTAGATGAAGGTGCAAAGATTCCTGTTGGATATTCCAAGGctgtgtataaactgctttccccaCATGTCTCACGTCTATCAAATGTACACCTAGGTGATGTCTatagaaaaaaagtagaaaacttGGAAAACCTAGATGTGGTaatgctttttttggtttttgttgttgttttttttttttgtttttttttttgtttttttgtttttttgttttttttttggtttttcgagacagggtttctctgtgtagctttgcgcctttcctggaactcacttggtagcccaggctggcctcgaactcacagaaatctgcctggctctgcctcccgagtgctgggattaaaggcgtgcgccaccaccgcccggccggtaaTGCAtactataatcccagcccttggaagactgaggcaggaggatcaccaatttgaggacagtctggcTACATGGAGAGAAAAGGAATGGGAAAGATCAGCTGTtatacggaaaaaaaaaaaaaggagacagcaGACTTTGTGACAAAAGTTGACTTCAAATGATGATACATAATTCTATTAATATTACAGATTACAAAGGTAAAGCCCATTGAGCCAAAGGAAACTTGGGTATAATGGATATGAATATGATAATGGATATGGATAATTAAGTcacataaaatatgaaaagaaaattctgTCTCTTCATTAAATTTGTTGTATAACAGATGAGCAGTACTAGTTATCAGTTTAACAAAGATTTTCAAAGGCTGATGATACTGAGTTCTATGAAGTGTCTGTGATATAAGGATCTGTTATAGACATTTTTGTAAAGAATTTACTGTAGAGCACTCCTGAAGATTATTTTAGCTGTGTGTatcaaaaaaaatacacattcccCCAGTAGCTTCAATATAGAAATGTCCCTGAAGATGTGGTTATACAAATCCAAAAAAGCAAGGATATACTGTGACAACAATTACAAcatgaaattcaaataaaattataaagtggAAAATGAGCATTGTTCAGACGACATGCATTTACACCTCAACTGAAAACTTATAGTGTATTCATTCACAGTGTAATGGGAAAGTATTCAGACTTTAAGAAGAATGAGGTAAAGCTGTGTGCATGAGAGGCAAAACCACCAGATTACTTTTGTTAAATCAAGACCAACTGGAACCCACTGCTGCTATATGTCAGTAGCACTGATGGACACCACATCAGCATTTACATCAAAATTCCACAATATAAGTCAGCTGTTCTATAAGTGTATTGATGGggacatcattttttaaagttaagtggAGAagaaatttttaacttttaacttttacatacatatattattaatatatctggtatcatatatatgtactttgttttaaaaagaaagacaccaTGCCTTTTTCTGGGAATGGTgtttcacacctataatcccagcacctggaaggagaggcaggcatatgaattctaggccagcctggtgtacataatAACTAAAAGAAATTTTCTGCACAATTGAAATGATACACCTAAGTGGGAATGAATAGTAAGGGCCACCAAGATGGCTCCACAGGTACGTGTGTTTGCTTGCTACCAAACCTGACTACCTGagtccatccccaggacccacttattcaaaggagagaattgactcttcaagttgtcttctgacctccacacatgtcctGTGgtacatgtataaacacacacacacacacacacacacacacacacacacacacacacacgataaatgtaataaaatctttgcaaataaaaagttaaagagagggggctggagagatggctcagaagttaagagcactggctgctctttcagaggtcctgagttcaattcccagcaatcacatggtggctcacaaccacctgtaatgagatctggtgccctcttctggcctgcagtcatacatgctgtatacataaaaataaataaatctttttaaaaaaagttaaagagagaaatggaggaaggaacGATTTTATAATACTAATATTTTACAGAAACTCTAATGTTTCAAACTGAAGTTAAACTGAAGATATTCAGAAATAACATTTGCCCTCCTAAAAAGCCTAGAAATGCTTTGAGGAGAGCACTGGGATGCACTAAGATTTAAGCTGATAGACACTCGTCTTTTACAACGTTGTCATATGTGAAGGTATGTTGTAGAAATATATTCAAAGTTGTAATCTTACCCCTTCTATCTCATAGAGCCCACCTTTGCCACAGCTCTTACTCTTCACTCCACCAGCCCCAGTTCTCTCCAGACCTACCAGTTGTACTTCCTCAAGGACTTCCCACCAATTTATGCCTTGGAGGTCTGGtccttttgcaaaagcagagttagGACCAGAGACTGTGAAAACACAGCAAGGAAAAGGCAAACCATAAAACAGAAGAAGCCGTCTCAGAGTCAGGGAAGAGAGACACAGGGACAAAAGTAGTATATAGGAGACCATGCTCACAGCAGAGAGGAGCTAATGCAGAGCCTACGGGTGAAGTGTTGATAAACATGCCTTGTCTTCTCCAGGGATCACAAACTAGAGGAACAGAGAGTCTCAAAGCCTGGGAGACTTAGATACCGATCTCCCAGGTTAGCCTCAGACATGAGTAAATATCCAATCAAATTAACACCTGGCAGCTTAAGAACCGATCCTGCTCATGTTAGTGGAAGTTTGGAAGGTGTACAGTGAAAAATCagaatgccttttctttttcctttccaagatCTATGGCCAGCACTCTTATAATAAGGGCTGAATTAAGCaaagaaaatcattaaaaaaacatttatttaatgttcaCATGATGAAGGAGAATTAAAAAACAAGGACCCCAAGAGCTGGAAATTGTGTGTTATTATTTTaggcttagtttttttttaaatataataagcCATTATTGGTACTAAATTAGGTGTCTTATCAAAGTCTACTTGACTCATATTCTTGCTGACCTCTCTGTGTGGTAATAATTTTCCTCAGGTAGCAGATACCATACTTCCAGAATGTGGCTTTTCTGATATGCTTTCAGGAAAGGTACAGCATGACCTCTTTAGATTTTATGACTTGCTTTGGGCTAGAATTCTAGTTTCCCTGATCTGCTTTAAAGAAGAATTCTATCTTCCACAGCATGCTTCTGGGGAGTAAGTAGAGGATGGAGagtgagaaagggaagaagtCAGAAGGAACATTTCACTTCCTGAAGCCTTTCTCATTTCCTTCAGTTCAAAGTAGTTGCATATCAAGGAACTGCACTTTGGGATATCATGTGCAGATATCATGAACACTAACAGAGAGACAGGGCTGAGTGCTGATCTAGAAGCTCCATGAGTATAAGAACTAGCAAGCCATCTGTCCCAGGACAGAATTCCTTAAATGACTTGTTTTTGTTACCTTCTGCATCCGTGGATATAAACAACTTTATCATGAGTGGTCATTAAGTATTGTTGAACTGAAACAAATCCTCTTGGAAACTTAGATAACAAAACTCTGGGGACATTTGTATCATTGACTGACATCTTTGAAGGTTCAAGGTAGCCTGTATTTCTAGACTTCAGCACCCACTCTCTCTTGGTAGCTCTCTCATCCTCCCTCTGTAGTGAATCAACACTAACTTTGGTTGAGTCCATTAGTCATATTATAGGGCATTAA includes:
- the LOC131900976 gene encoding olfactory receptor 52H1-like, which gives rise to MATFNLSSFNPGFFILLGIPGLEQFHIWIGIPFFIIYLVAFAGNSILLYLIFMERSLHEPMFFFLSMLAATDLILCNTCVPKTFSIFCLGPQQITFPGCLTQMFFLHFSFAMDSAILLAMAFDRYVAICFPLRYTTILTHQIITKIVVAIVSRSFCIIFPCVFLLKRLPFCRALIIPHTYCEHIGIARLACADISINIWYGFAVPIMTIMSDLILIGISYTVILRAVFNLPSRDARHKALSTCGSHVCVILIFYTPAIFSVLAHRFGHNIPHSFHILFANLYVAVPPAINPIIYGVKTKQIRDKINLLFFPKANR